A window of Methanolobus sediminis contains these coding sequences:
- the phoU gene encoding phosphate signaling complex protein PhoU, which yields MTRTKYYESLDSLRSDVKEMGMLAHEAIENSIKALEELDKELAKSVIDGDQPIDDYEMKIEKSISQIIALQSPTAGDMRFVTSCLKIAIDIERMSDLAVNIAEIAERIEGDHVKPLVDIPKMAEVASGMLEQAMIAFEINDAKLAEATAKKDDEIDRAFYAIEKELIEMMVADASIITNASHLLFVIRYIERIGDHACNICESIVYIAEAQRKDLN from the coding sequence ATGACGCGTACAAAGTACTATGAAAGTCTTGATAGTTTGAGAAGCGATGTGAAAGAAATGGGGATGTTGGCACATGAAGCCATTGAAAACTCAATAAAAGCCCTGGAAGAGCTTGATAAAGAGCTGGCAAAAAGTGTAATTGATGGAGACCAGCCAATCGACGATTATGAAATGAAAATTGAAAAATCAATATCTCAAATAATTGCACTCCAAAGCCCTACCGCAGGAGATATGAGATTTGTTACATCATGCCTCAAAATAGCAATAGATATTGAGAGAATGAGTGATCTTGCAGTGAATATTGCAGAGATTGCAGAAAGAATAGAAGGAGATCATGTCAAGCCTCTGGTAGACATCCCCAAAATGGCAGAAGTTGCCAGCGGAATGCTTGAACAGGCAATGATAGCTTTTGAAATAAATGATGCTAAACTTGCTGAAGCTACTGCGAAAAAAGATGATGAGATTGACCGGGCATTCTATGCTATTGAAAAAGAGCTCATAGAAATGATGGTAGCAGATGCTAGTATAATTACAAACGCATCACATCTTCTATTCGTGATCCGCTACATTGAGAGAATAGGAGATCACGCATGCAATATATGCGAAAGCATAGTCTACATTGCAGAAGCACAGAGAAAAGATCTGAATTAA